From the Juglans microcarpa x Juglans regia isolate MS1-56 chromosome 7D, Jm3101_v1.0, whole genome shotgun sequence genome, the window TGGCCACCACGAAAAAGTAGATTAGGTTAAACATTCTCTAAAGAGTCTGCAGAGCTTAAGGCACATTGAGAactagtaattattaataaccGGACTAATAGATATCAGAATAAAATGAtgcattaaaaaacaaacagtATATTATAAAAAGCCAGGAGTCATTAGCTGTGGGAGTACTGAGAAACTTATACCTTTCTGACCATCTTGGAATCAAAATCAATTTCCCCATCACGAAGAACTTCATGCGAGCAAAGTTCATTCCTCCCGTATCACTTTTCAAGTTGCTCATTTGCTTCACTACACCACACTGGTTGGTTAACCAAGTTCCCCATTCTtgcatcatcaacatcatcacTACCATGCTCTGTAGCACAAGCCAGAGAATGCCTTGAATAAGGAGAGAGGTTATAAATTTAACCCAAATGTGATGAAAAAATCAGTGTATCAAAAAGTATCCAATGAACTAGacacagagaaagagagggaattttttttttttttttttttttataagtaagaagtaattgtattgataaagataggcataacccaagtacaccgGAGGTATACATAAGAGTACACCAAATTAAGAACTAATAACtgttacaagaaaatcatagaaGCTAAGACAATTTaactctaaagcaatggcccacataaataaagtcttccaaaaaaaactcctaaactcCTCCAAGGATCGTTAATGATCCTCAAAAAATCtatcatttatttctctctaaatacaccaaaaaatataaataggaGTCATCTTCTACACAACTGCAATCTATGGTGTCCTTGTGATCCCTCTCCAGCCAGCTAGTAGTTCCACCACCCTTCCCGACATTACCCTTGCTAATCTCATTATGCTGAAAAAATAGTTCCACATTTCCCAtgcaaaatcacaatgtatGAGTAAATAATCTATTGTTTCCCCACTATTTCTGCACATATAGCATCAGTCCATAATTATAAGTCCACGCCTTCTGAGATTATCTATGGTTAGTATCTTCCCTAAAGTtgttgtccaaacaaagaacGCAGCCTTGGGaggtgctttactcctccatatATTCTTCCACAAAAAATTGGGCCTAGCTTGAGCTGTATGTACATCATAAAAAGAGTGTACTGAGAATTTCCTACTCTTAGAAGGTCTCCATTTCATCATGTCTCTAGCTGGAACCGCAATAGAAATGTTATGCCTATCTTGTATTGCTATGAGAAGGtctcacttcccaatcttgtacCTCCCTAGTAAGGTTGAAGTTCCACTCCTGTGAGCCATGCCTAACTACCCTCACATCAGCCACCATAACTTCATTTTCTCGtgcaattatgaaaatattaggaTAAGCATCTTTAAGAGCTATATCTCCCACACACACATCATTCCAAAAACTGATTTTGCTGCCCACCCCCAAACTCAGCCTAGTATTGCTCGAGAAAACCCCCACCCTTGCCTAATATACTTCCACAACCCAACACCAAAAGTCCCCCCTCCCTTATCAGAACACCAACCCCCTGCACTCTCATACTTTGCATCAATTACCCCTTTCCATAAAGCTTCTCTCTCATGATTATAACGCCATAGCCATTTCCTTAGTAGAGCCTTATTAAAGATCTGAACATTACGTACTCCCAATTACCCACCAGCTCTCAATGGAGTACATACTTTATCCCATCCaactaaatgaaatttaaacttaTCACCTAATGTGACAAGATACATGgtaaacaaaaaccaaaaggaatcactaaaatatcaatttgggttttttttttttttttttaacaagtaaacTAAGATTTTATGATCAAGTAAATAGGTGAAGCAAAGcccaaatacacatgaagtatacattGATAATACCTAGTTACAAGTCAAAAACTAGATATGGATACAAGAAACTCATGGGAACTAGTCCCATTGAGGACAATCACCATTTGAGTTCCGAATGGCCCACCGGCACCGGAACTTGAAAATCCAGGATTACTAAAAGAGTAACTATCTACATTAATTCATTGTAAGTTTTACGAGACAACTTTttattaactaatattaattCAAATATGGTTTTCACCCGACCGACGGGAAgctttttccttaaaattaGGAACCTGATCAAGGGTGCCAAATTAGAATACCGAAAATAAATCTCAGCCTAATTAATTAGTATGTATTAGTCTGGTGGTCAGCTAATAGACGTTGGACCATATTGCATCTACTAATGGTATTAGATGGCACCTCGAAAAGTAGATGTTGACTAGTCAAAGTTTCAGCTGTTCAGAttaacaattaataaataaataaataaactaatttatttattggattccttaatttatttcttgtttaaagaaaaaacagtaGGCAAAGCATCTTCATTTCTTGTTTAACACGCAGCAGCACATGCAAGAACTCATAAACTATTAGACACGGCCACCAGTCCTCTGTATTCAAAGCATCTTTGATGGATAGATAGATAGAAACATATTGTAATATGTCCAGGtggtaatattttgtaatataaaaatacatagaaAGTAGAGCATGCAGTAGATCCACCGAGGATGTAGCACcagttttttaactttcatctaaaattatctcatctcatctttaaattcataaaaaaaatttgtagggAGAAATGCTCGTTAGCATTTCTCTAGAAAGTAAAACCTTGTTTTAAACTTTATCTGTGAAACCTACAATCAAGTCGTATAGCgctaataaattctatttttaaactttataaatttagtCTTACAcgtatttttttcttgttggaaACATGTGacattaatattagtatttaaatacatcatatctcaaactattaaactttttttgttaataagtaattaatattaggttttcttatatgttattagtttggatattaattataaaatattttatcatgaatctaGTTGtagttgtaaattatttttatagctTTCCTCGTATTAGGTATGAGATTATACTAATTGggttaaagaataaatatatggtTAAATGGGTCATGTTCGGATTAACCTAATAAAAGTTAATTACTAAATGGGTTAAATGAGTCATGTCCTGTCACTTTTTGTTAATTAAATGGGTTGAGATCACGTTTTAAGGCCtaacccatttaattaaacggATCGGGTTCTGTTGAcctatatattctaatattcaTAACTTGACACAACACAAACACAGTTCACGAACAAGAATTGACACCCTAGTATTTGCCCAAAGTCCTTTTACAAAGTTgagaagtaaaaaaatatgtgatagaaacaCCATTAGCATCTACTTTAACTAGACGATCAACCACAAAATTACTTTCATAGTAAAACTATTGAAGAGGGACCTATAAAGttagttgagaaaaatatgtcagtttaaatattataatactttCAACGACGacattttgcattaaaaaaccaaaacacaaGAATGCGGGTTGAATATGATTCAGATACATGTTAGGTTTGTAGAGTTTGATTTGTTGTTGTAGATGTTCTATTTGAGGACCCGAATTGACATGTTATCAGAGTTGGGTCTTAAGATTGAATTCTGGCTCAAAACTTcatcttattaattaaatattccacaaATTAAATATACTTATTCTAGAATATCCAAGATGAAACAGTATTGGATgtagaattgaataaaatattgtcgtTGGGAACCTTCTATACAAATGGCAAGAAGACAGAGGAAAGCTAGCTGGAAGTTGGGTGTATTAATGTAATTgccattaattaataatcttgGGGATACAAAAATAAGGTAAAGAAAAAGCAGTAGGCAAAGCATCTTCAGCAgtaacaagaaaagaaaattcatgttTATATAACACGCATGCAGCAGCACATGCaagaattcataaaatattgGCCACGCTCTGTGTCCTCTCTATTCAAATGTTAAAGTGAATAGGAACTTTCCCATGCAAGGCCTTATAAAATGTTGCTACCGCCTTGTCCTCTGTACGCATTCAAAGCAAACATATCCTTCCTTCTATCCCTTTAGTGAGCCGTTTTTACCATTCCTTCACCAACCATCAACAAATGGCAGAAGCCATTCTCTTCGACGTTGCTGCACGAATCATTGAGAGCTTGGGATCCCTGGCTCTCAAGGAGATCGGACTGCTTTGGGGTGTCACAGATGATCTTGACAAGCTCAAGAACACCGTTTCGACAATCCAAGCCGTGCTTCTTGATGCTGAGGAGCAATGGGCAATGAACAACCATGAAGTTAAAGATTGGCTTGAAAAGCTTAAGGATGTCTTTTATGCTGCAGACGACTTGCTGGATGGTTTCTCCACACTGAATGTCTGTTGCGAGAGATGATGACTCGGGATAAGATGGCAAAAAAAGGTACGAATCTTCTTCTCCAAATCAAACCAGCTTGTCTATGATCTGAAAATGGGCCATAGGATTAAAACGATTAGACAGAAGTTAGATGCCATCGCAGATGACAGGACGAAATTCCACTTCAAGGAACGCCCTGTGGAGATAAAAGTCAGGGCTAGGAAGAGGGATGATACTCATTCTTATGTACCTGCGGCAAAAGTTACGGGTAGAGAAGATGACAAGAAGAAGATCATAAAAAGACTTCTTTCTGATTCCGACATTAAAGAGAATGTAGGAATCCTTCCGATTACTGGCATCGGAGGATTAGGAAAGACCACACTAGCTCAATTCATCTTTAATGATGAGGAAATAGATAAACATTTTCAACTAAAAATGTGGGCTTGTGTCTCTGAGAGTTTTGAAGTCGAAAATGTTAGAAAAATCTTAGAATCAGTAACAAAAAAGAAGCCAGAGATTGCGGGAATGGAGACATTGGTGCATAATTTTCGAAAAGAAATTGGTGGAAAGAAATACTTAATTGTCTTGGATGATGTTTGGAATGAGGATGTTAAAAAATGGGATGATTTGAAAGTACTGTTGGAGGTTGGTGCAAGTGGGAGTAGAATACTAGTAACTACACGTAGTGCAAAAGTTGCAAGAATTACCCAAACAATTGAACCATATTCCTTACAGGGTTTAGACAGCCAGAAGTCATGGTCTTTATTTAAGCAAGTGGCATTTGAGAAAGGTCAAGAGCCAGAGAATTCCAGAATCGTGGCACTTGGAAAGGAGATTGTAGAAAAGTGTTATGGTCTCCCCCTTGTCATCAAAACAATTGGAAGGTTACTGTTCTTGGAAAATTCTGAAGCAGGgtggttttcttttaaaaacaagaaaatgccaaaaataaaagaaaatgacatcTTACCAACTCTTAAGCTGAGTTACGATCAGCTTCCATCACATTTGAAACAATGTTTTGCTTATTGTAGTATATTTCCGAAGGATTACGAGATGGAAAAATCAACATTGATAAATCTCTGGATAGCACAGGGGTTTATCAAGCTATCCAACCAAAATGAATGTCTTGAAGATGCTGGTCATGACTATTTCATGGATTTACTTTGGAGATCGTTCTTTCAAGAAGCTAAAATGGATGATTTGGGAAACGTGATTGCGAGTAAAATGCATGACCTCATGCATGATCTTGCAATGTCAGTGGCGGGATCATTGATCACCAGATTAGAATCTAAGGAAAAAATCATTAGTGATCAGAAAACTCGGCACGTATCAGTTGTCGACAACatagaattttcctttgtaGTTCCAACTTCCTCGTCTAAAGCCAGTAGGATTCGAACACTTCTTTCGCTTGGTGAATTCAAGGATTTGCAAGAGTCAAGCACTTCATGTGATGCAATCTTTTCAAGTTTGAAGTCCTTGCGAGTCCTGGATTTACATGGAAGACCGCCTGATTTAGTACCGAGTTCCATATGTAAGTTGAAGCATTTAAGAGACCTTGATCTTtcatataatgataaaatcGAGAAGCTGCCCGATTCCATATCTAGGTTGCAAAATTTGTATACACTAAGACTCTATGGTTGCCAACGGCTTAAAGAATTGCCTAGAGGAATTTCGAAATTAGTCAACCTCAGGCACCTTTACAATGATGAATGTCAGAGTTTGACTTATATGCCACGTGGATTGGGGCAATTGAAAAATCTCCAGACATTATCTAAGTTTGTTGTCCACTCTGATTCGGCCCCAAAGGACAGTGGCCGGTTAAGCGAGCTAAATAGACTAAATAGCTTAAGAGGAAAATTAGAGATTTCGGGTTTGAGAAGTCGGGAGGAAGACGTCGCAAATCTAAAGGAGAAAGAACATCTTCAGGTTTTGACTTTACGTTGGAGATCAAGAGGAAATGTTATTAATGCAGGTGATGAAATGGCATTGGAAGGCTCTGAACCTCACCCAAATCTTAAAAAgctgaaaatagaaaattatggGGGTGTGAGGGTTCCGATGTGGCTTTTGTCACTCACAAATCTTGTTGACTTGAGTTTAAGTGGTTGTAGTAAATTGAAATATTTGCCACCATTGAGTCGACTACCCTTTCTTAAGAGAATTTCTCTGAGCGGACTTGAAGAAATAGAGTACGTATCAGATTGTAGTGACAACAATGAGTTATCTTCATCAGCATTCTTCCCATCTCTGGAggtaattgaattcttctactgcCCTAATCTGAAGGGTTGGTGGAGGAGGAGTGATTCTTATAATGTGGATGTCAATACGACGGGCAATGCTTTACTATTCCCTCGTCtttcaaaattagaaatatGGTATTGCCCTCTGTTGACTCCATTGCCAATGTTTCCACATCTTGAAGAAGAGTTATTACTAAGGGATGCCAGGTGGAAGGCAGTGCAACAAACAATAACGAATGCCTCCTCCTCCGCTTCCTCTACACCCATTGCCTTTTCATCTCCTCCTCTCTCCAAATTGAAGAATATATACTTACAAGAAATTGACGATCTACAAACACTTCCAGAGGATCGGTTGCAAAACCTCATATCTCTCCAGCATTTGATGATAATTAAATGCCCTAAATTAAAGTCTCTCTCCCAAGGTGTACAATATCTCACTGCACTTCAAAACCTGGAGCTTATTGATTGTCCCATGCTTAATCTAGGCAACGATGAGCACGTTATGCAATGGAAAGGGCTTAATAGCCTCATCTCTTTGGAGATCGACGATATTCCGAAATTGGTGTCTCTTCCATTGGGGCTTCAACATGTTACCACTCTACGAGAGCTCCGAATCTCAGATTGTTCAAGCTTGATGACTATACCAGAGTGGATCTGCAATTGGGCATCACTTGAGCGGTTCACAATTTCTACATGCTCTGGTTTAACATCATTGCCTGAAGCAATGAGTAGGCTAACCTCTTTGAAAGTGTTGACAATTCATGATTGCCCCATCTTATTACAAAGATGCGAACAAGACGGAGGTGAGGATTGGCCCAAGATTGCTCACATCCCAAAGCTGGAGTTATCCTGATCCTCAACTGGAATACGACTCCTACTGATTTAGGTATTTTTCTACCAATTTTATCTTTATCGCCGCATCCACCTTCTTCACCTTCAACTtataaaattctatttgcatAAACGACTTTGAGGAAAGAAGAAACAGGGGAGAAGGATTGAGAGTTTGTTAACAAATCTAATGCATTGCGACTTCTACAAGTAAATAAGTTAGTTATGATTACCTGGCTTTCTTTATTGTTTTATCCTTCCCTATTCAAATAAGAAATATCACTATATGCATGATTCTTCACATCCAGGGGAATAgtaaggaggaggaagaagagcaAACGGAAGAAATATAGGAGGCCGCAATGTTGAGGCTATGTAATTTCACGACAACAATTTCAACAGGGCCTGCATGTTTTTTACCATGGAAAGTGAtggtaatttgatttttactGAACTTGGGTGCTTTTTTAGTCATGATTACTGCTTCTGCAACACATACAACTTTTTCTCAAGACTATCTCATATGTCAAAACTTACAGGGATGATTTCGGTTACATCTTGGAGCACATGGATATGAAGTTGATCATAGCTACATGATGGATGATGCAACCAATTGCTTTGAACTCCTTTATTTGTGTATGCTTTCCAAGAACATTTTCTACCATTAATGATCTTGCAGCTAGCTTTTGCA encodes:
- the LOC121239529 gene encoding putative disease resistance protein RGA3 isoform X1; translated protein: METLVHNFRKEIGGKKYLIVLDDVWNEDVKKWDDLKVLLEVGASGSRILVTTRSAKVARITQTIEPYSLQGLDSQKSWSLFKQVAFEKGQEPENSRIVALGKEIVEKCYGLPLVIKTIGRLLFLENSEAGWFSFKNKKMPKIKENDILPTLKLSYDQLPSHLKQCFAYCSIFPKDYEMEKSTLINLWIAQGFIKLSNQNECLEDAGHDYFMDLLWRSFFQEAKMDDLGNVIASKMHDLMHDLAMSVAGSLITRLESKEKIISDQKTRHVSVVDNIEFSFVVPTSSSKASRIRTLLSLGEFKDLQESSTSCDAIFSSLKSLRVLDLHGRPPDLVPSSICKLKHLRDLDLSYNDKIEKLPDSISRLQNLYTLRLYGCQRLKELPRGISKLVNLRHLYNDECQSLTYMPRGLGQLKNLQTLSKFVVHSDSAPKDSGRLSELNRLNSLRGKLEISGLRSREEDVANLKEKEHLQVLTLRWRSRGNVINAGDEMALEGSEPHPNLKKLKIENYGGVRVPMWLLSLTNLVDLSLSGCSKLKYLPPLSRLPFLKRISLSGLEEIEYVSDCSDNNELSSSAFFPSLEVIEFFYCPNLKGWWRRSDSYNVDVNTTGNALLFPRLSKLEIWYCPLLTPLPMFPHLEEELLLRDARWKAVQQTITNASSSASSTPIAFSSPPLSKLKNIYLQEIDDLQTLPEDRLQNLISLQHLMIIKCPKLKSLSQGVQYLTALQNLELIDCPMLNLGNDEHVMQWKGLNSLISLEIDDIPKLVSLPLGLQHVTTLRELRISDCSSLMTIPEWICNWASLERFTISTCSGLTSLPEAMSRLTSLKVLTIHDCPILLQRCEQDGGEDWPKIAHIPKRHLS
- the LOC121239529 gene encoding putative disease resistance protein RGA3 isoform X2, with translation METLVHNFRKEIGGKKYLIVLDDVWNEDVKKWDDLKVLLEVGASGSRILVTTRSAKVARITQTIEPYSLQGLDSQKSWSLFKQVAFEKGQEPENSRIVALGKEIVEKCYGLPLVIKTIGRLLFLENSEAGWFSFKNKKMPKIKENDILPTLKLSYDQLPSHLKQCFAYCSIFPKDYEMEKSTLINLWIAQGFIKLSNQNECLEDAGHDYFMDLLWRSFFQEAKMDDLGNVIASKMHDLMHDLAMSVAGSLITRLESKEKIISDQKTRHVSVVDNIEFSFVVPTSSSKASRIRTLLSLGEFKDLQESSTSCDAIFSSLKSLRVLDLHGRPPDLVPSSICKLKHLRDLDLSYNDKIEKLPDSISRLQNLYTLRLYGCQRLKELPRGISKLVNLRHLYNDECQSLTYMPRGLGQLKNLQTLSKFVVHSDSAPKDSGRLSELNRLNSLRGKLEISGLRSREEDVANLKEKEHLQVLTLRWRSRGNVINAGDEMALEGSEPHPNLKKLKIENYGGVRVPMWLLSLTNLVDLSLSGCSKLKYLPPLSRLPFLKRISLSGLEEIEYVSDCSDNNELSSSAFFPSLEVIEFFYCPNLKGWWRRSDSYNVDVNTTGNALLFPRLSKLEIWYCPLLTPLPMFPHLEEELLLRDARWKAVQQTITNASSSASSTPIAFSSPPLSKLKNIYLQEIDDLQTLPEDRLQNLISLQHLMIIKCPKLKSLSQGVQYLTALQNLELIDCPMLNLGNDEHVMQWKGLNSLISLEIDDIPKLVSLPLGLQHVTTLRELRISDCSSLMTIPEWICNWASLERFTISTCSGLTSLPEAMSRLTSLKVLTIHDCPILLQRCEQDGGEDWPKIAHIPKLELS
- the LOC121239529 gene encoding putative disease resistance protein RGA3 isoform X4; its protein translation is METLVHNFRKEIGGKKYLIVLDDVWNEDVKKWDDLKVLLEVGASGSRILVTTRSAKVARITQTIEPYSLQGLDSQKSWSLFKQVAFEKGQEPENSRIVALGKEIVEKCYGLPLVIKTIGRLLFLENSEAGWFSFKNKKMPKIKENDILPTLKLSYDQLPSHLKQCFAYCSIFPKDYEMEKSTLINLWIAQGFIKLSNQNECLEDAGHDYFMDLLWRSFFQEAKMDDLGNVIASKMHDLMHDLAMSVAGSLITRLESKEKIISDQKTRHVSVVDNIEFSFVVPTSSSKASRIRTLLSLGEFKDLQESSTSCDAIFSSLKSLRVLDLHGRPPDLVPSSICKLKHLRDLDLSYNDKIEKLPDSISRLQNLYTLRLYGCQRLKELPRGISKLVNLRHLYNDECQSLTYMPRGLGQLKNLQTLSKFVVHSDSAPKDSGRLSELNRLNSLRGKLEISGLRSREEDVANLKEKEHLQVLTLRWRSRGNVINAGDEMALEGSEPHPNLKKLKIENYGGVRVPMWLLSLTNLVDLSLSGCSKLKYLPPLSRLPFLKRISLSGLEEIEYVSDCSDNNELSSSAFFPSLEVIEFFYCPNLKGWWRRSDSYNVDVNTTGNALLFPRLSKLEIWYCPLLTPLPMFPHLEEELLLRDARWKAVQQTITNASSSASSTPIAFSSPPLSKLKNIYLQEIDDLQTLPLPYLTALHELELSKCPMLDLGNDEHGMQWKGLKSLKSLNFTDIPKLVSLPLGLQHVTTLRKL
- the LOC121239529 gene encoding putative disease resistance protein RGA3 isoform X3, which gives rise to METLVHNFRKEIGGKKYLIVLDDVWNEDVKKWDDLKVLLEVGASGSRILVTTRSAKVARITQTIEPYSLQGLDSQKSWSLFKQVAFEKGQEPENSRIVALGKEIVEKCYGLPLVIKTIGRLLFLENSEAGWFSFKNKKMPKIKENDILPTLKLSYDQLPSHLKQCFAYCSIFPKDYEMEKSTLINLWIAQGFIKLSNQNECLEDAGHDYFMDLLWRSFFQEAKMDDLGNVIASKMHDLMHDLAMSVAGSLITRLESKEKIISDQKTRHVSVVDNIEFSFVVPTSSSKASRIRTLLSLGEFKDLQESSTSCDAIFSSLKSLRVLDLHGRPPDLVPSSICKLKHLRDLDLSYNDKIEKLPDSISRLQNLYTLRLYGCQRLKELPRGISKLVNLRHLYNDECQSLTYMPRGLGQLKNLQTLSKFVVHSDSAPKDSGRLSELNRLNSLRGKLEISGLRSREEDVANLKEKEHLQVLTLRDEMALEGSEPHPNLKKLKIENYGGVRVPMWLLSLTNLVDLSLSGCSKLKYLPPLSRLPFLKRISLSGLEEIEYVSDCSDNNELSSSAFFPSLEVIEFFYCPNLKGWWRRSDSYNVDVNTTGNALLFPRLSKLEIWYCPLLTPLPMFPHLEEELLLRDARWKAVQQTITNASSSASSTPIAFSSPPLSKLKNIYLQEIDDLQTLPEDRLQNLISLQHLMIIKCPKLKSLSQGVQYLTALQNLELIDCPMLNLGNDEHVMQWKGLNSLISLEIDDIPKLVSLPLGLQHVTTLRELRISDCSSLMTIPEWICNWASLERFTISTCSGLTSLPEAMSRLTSLKVLTIHDCPILLQRCEQDGGEDWPKIAHIPKRHLS
- the LOC121239529 gene encoding putative disease resistance protein RGA3 isoform X5, with product METLVHNFRKEIGGKKYLIVLDDVWNEDVKKWDDLKVLLEVGASGSRILVTTRSAKVARITQTIEPYSLQGLDSQKSWSLFKQVAFEKGQEPENSRIVALGKEIVEKCYGLPLVIKTIGRLLFLENSEAGWFSFKNKKMPKIKENDILPTLKLSYDQLPSHLKQCFAYCSIFPKDYEMEKSTLINLWIAQGFIKLSNQNECLEDAGHDYFMDLLWRSFFQEAKMDDLGNVIASKMHDLMHDLAMSVAGSLITRLESKEKIISDQKTRHVSVVDNIEFSFVVPTSSSKASRIRTLLSLGEFKDLQESSTSCDAIFSSLKSLRVLDLHGRPPDLVPSSICKLKHLRDLDLSYNDKIEKLPDSISRLQNLYTLRLYGCQRLKELPRGISKLVNLRHLYNDECQSLTYMPRGLGQLKNLQTLSKFVVHSDSAPKDSGRLSELNRLNSLRGKLEISGLRSREEDVANLKEKEHLQVLTLRWRSRGNVINAGDEMALEGSEPHPNLKKLKIENYGGVRVPMWLLSLTNLVDLSLSGCSKLKYLPPLSRLPFLKRISLSGLEEIEYVSDCSDNNELSSSAFFPSLEVIEFFYCPNLKGWWRRSDSYNVDVNTTGNALLFPRLSKLEIWYCPLLTPLPMFPHLEEELLLRDARWKAVQQTITNASSSASSTPIAFSSAPLSKLKNI